One genomic segment of Erythrolamprus reginae isolate rEryReg1 chromosome 2, rEryReg1.hap1, whole genome shotgun sequence includes these proteins:
- the LOC139160149 gene encoding uncharacterized protein: protein MALQSKSAIATQAVMNISKAEEVRKETELMMKPHANWEEYLMPAPISIALLGELACIAAGQGDFAINLAPPQGGYKYMRYPDSFQASLMQVSNSGWHAFSIAHKNMDGIRLLSMSVPEQIKMVMKTLFQNDVALIDALLPGQLSSLKSIANECSSLAEAVDNKFNDVICLIGELLEVCMSSKTQYEQGLVETKRALEDLKDRKEAAEDAKKKASEYYNEMKNRVTQTFDDYRNAVDSIPTGWNAVILEFTSSIRETLTLPITGLTSLLSNNESRLPIQSRNEEGCDSDDDFIAMNNICALSAQMSTLVGSLQTVVDDEGNVDMGHLYNKKNNENKAVWTKVKSQQLLAKIRKERKCRMKNLAMKVCNYIVDISNILIKAVESGDINKKILLKKMNVLSGDIIIFDSRSKSCNRTSPFGPLAPNMAKSQKNLQEESTSAVKNSVLKIEQTKEMLKISQGEYQKSFDNLKQQNKDLLDVLSEMRKCEIKEIDFEKAKEMLIKGLDAMGRVKEQWQKMVQFFQMISNLIDSCLNKRLTEFVKSAEDLPKIPNYSHQDFVIDMIYQQAFNASNVSRLVHMISETYTEVSSKYLMDKVGSLSRLISMDPSNPQFQMERVKLADACDSARKDIHDLVIKQKKEYENNINARVAKINSELKAILPEVPEAERKAIEHNVHKGMREITQDDADQFM from the coding sequence ATGGCTCTCCAGTCCAAAAGTGCAATTGCTACACAAGCTGTAATGAACATCAGCAAAGCAGAAGAAGTCCGAAAAGAGACAGAACTGATGATGAAGCCCCATGCCAACTGGGAGGAATATCTGATGCCTGCGCCCATCTCCATCGCCCTCTTAGGGGAGCTGGCTTGCATTGCTGCGGGACAAGGAGACTTCGCCATCAATCTTGCCCCACCCCAGGGTGGCTACAAATATATGAGGTATCCAGACTCCTTCCAGGCTTCTCTGATGCAGGTCAGCAACAGTGGTTGGCACGCCTTCAGCATCGCCCACAAGAATATGGATGGTATCCGGCTCCTTTCTATGAGCGTCCCTGAGCAAATCAAGATGGTCATGAAGACCTTATTCCAGAATGACGTTGCCTTGATAGATGCTTTGCTCCCTGGACAACTATCCAGCCTGAAATCGATTGCAAATGAATGTTCCTCTTTAGCTGAGGCAGTTGACAATAAGTTCAATGATGTCATCTGCCTGATTGGGGAACTCTTGGAAGTGTGTATGAGTTCCAAAACGCAGTACGAACAAGGGTTGGTGGAAACCAAACGCGCCTTGGAAGActtgaaagacaggaaggaagcgGCTGAAGATGCCAAGAAGAAAGCAAGTGAATATTACAATGAAATGAAGAACAGAGTGACCCAAACGTTTGACGATTATAGAAATGCGGTCGATAGCATTCCTACTGGCTGGAATGCTGTAATTCTGGAATTCACTTCGTCTATACGAGAAACCTTGACGTTGCCAATTACCGGTTTGACATCTCTGCTCAGCAATAACGAAAGTAGATTGCCAATCCAAAGCAGGAATGAGGAAGGCTGTGATAGTGACGATGACTTTATAGCTATGAACAACATCTGTGCCCTTTCCGCTCAAATGTCGACATTGGTGGGTTCTCTTCAAACCGTGGTGGATGATGAAGGTAATGTTGACATGGGTCACCtctacaataaaaaaaacaatgaaaacaaagcGGTATGGACCAAAGTGAAATCTCAGCAACTGTTagcaaaaataagaaaagaaagaaagtgccGCATGAAAAATTTGGCAATGAAAGTATGTAATTATATAGTAGATATTTCCAATATATTAATTAAAGCAGTAGAGTCAGGGGACATAAACAAGAAAATACTGTTAAAGAAAATGAATGTTCTCTCAGGTGATATTATTATTTTCGATAGCAGAAGCAAATCCTGTAACCGCACATCCCCTTTTGGTCCCTTGGCGCCAAATATGGCCAAATCCCAGAAAAACCTTCAAGAAGAATCTACATCAGCAGTGAAAAACAGTGTTTTGAAAATAGAGCAAACTAAAGAAATGCTGAAGATAAGCCAAGGAGAATATCAGAAAAGTTTTGACAACTTAAAGCAGCAGAATAAGGATTTGCTGGATGTGCTCAGTGAAATGAGGAAATGTGAAATAAAGGAGATTGATTTTGAAAAAGCCAAAGAGATGCTGATCAAAGGCCTGGATGCCATGGGAAGAGTGAAGGAACAGTGGCAGAAAATGGTGCAATTCTTCCAGATGATCTCCAACCTCATTGACTCCTGTCTCAATAAACGCCTAACAGAATTTGTGAAATCAGCTGAAGATCTTCCCAAAATTCCGAATTACTCCCACCAAGACTTTGTCATAGATATGATCTACCAGCAGGCCTTCAATGCATCCAACGTATCTCGCTTGGTACACATGATATCCGAGACCTACACCGAGGTGTCTTCAAAATACCTGATGGATAAAGTGGGCAGCCTGAGTAGGCTTATTTCCATGGACCCTTCCAATCCCCAATTCCAAATGGAGCGTGTCAAATTAGCAGATGCCTGTGACAGTGCCCGGAAAGACATACACGACCTGGTCATTAAGCAAAAGAAAGAATACGAAAATAATATCAATGCCAGAGTGGCAAAAATCAATTCTGAGCTGAAGGCCATCTTACCTGAAGTGCCCGAAGCAGAGAGAAAGGCTATTGAACATAATGTGCATAAAGGGATGAGGGAAATCACCCAGGATGATGCCGATCAATTTATGTAG